One part of the Vicia villosa cultivar HV-30 ecotype Madison, WI unplaced genomic scaffold, Vvil1.0 ctg.000359F_1_1, whole genome shotgun sequence genome encodes these proteins:
- the LOC131627353 gene encoding uncharacterized protein LOC131627353: METQKSQVKLTRTQSSLLNLSSSSPTIRSSFQSLSSINDYNDEEDDKNNKKKIKKSSYYNNSSPRSGSTRITAPVIAVVSFSFLGVCSFIFYFSFLGSDEVPTSENLLLALIFIAVALYFASRNKGLINHGVSVVKQWYDGNVKRFGLTKTESKPVQWFIGGSTTKGVTTTKKKSVREGVEFYSNGDFYEGEFHKGRSNGSGVYNYFVNGRYEGDWVDGRYDGYGIESWARGSRYKGQYRKGMRHGYGVYRFYTGDSFSGEWCNGQSHGMGLQTCSDASTYVGQFKHGVKHGLGCYHFRNGDRYAGEYFGDKIHGFGVYHFANGHCYEGAWHDGRRQGIGSYTFRTGDRRCGEWDAGNLKHSLPPLTDVVLRAIEAARKTAADAINLKSVDDHVNNAVIAANKAATAARVAAVKAVQNRMDGKFCETFV, from the exons ATGGAAACTCAGAAGAGTCAAGTGAAGCTAACAAGAACGCAATCGTCACTTCTCAATCTCAGTTCTTCTTCACCAACAATCCGATCGTCGTTTCAGAGCCTTTCCTCCATCAACGATTACAACGACGAAGAAGACGACAAGAACAacaagaagaaaatcaagaaatcGTCTTATTACAACAATTCATCACCGCGATCCGGGTCGACCCGAATAACCGCTCCGGTTATCGCGGTTGTTTCGTTCAGTTTTCTCGGCGTTTGTTCTTTCATCTTCTACTTCTCCTTCCTTGGGAGCGACGAGGTGCCGACGTCGGAGAATCTGTTACTGGCTTTGATTTTCATCGCCGTCGCGCTTTACTTCGCGTCGAGgaacaaaggcttgatcaaccaTGGAGTTTCGGTTGTGAAGCAGTGGTACGACGGGAACGTGAAGCGGTTCGGGTTGACGAAGACAGAATCGAAACCGGTTCAGTGGTTCATAGGCGGTTCAACGACAAAAGGCGTAACAACGACGAAGAAGAAGAGTGTGAGGGAAGGGGTTGAGTTTTACAGCAATGGTGATTTTTACGAAGGGGAGTTTCATAAAGGAAGGAGTAATGGGAGTGGTGTTTACAATTACTTTGTGAATGGAAGATATGAAGGGGATTGGGTTGATGGAAGATACGATGGTTATGGAATTGAGAGCTGGGCGAGAGGGAGTCGGTATAAGGGTCAGTATAGGAAGGGAATGAGACATGGTTATGGAGTTTATAGATTCTATACTGGAGATTCTTTTTCCGGTGAATGGTGTAATGGTCAGAGTCATGGTATGGGTCTTCAGACTTGCTCTGATGCTAGCACTTATGTTGGTCAATTCAAACATGGTGTTAAACATGGTCTTGGTTGTTACCATTTTAg AAATGGAGATAGATATGCAGGAGAGTATTTTGGAGACAAAATTCATGGATTTGGGGTCTACCATTTTGCTAATGGACATTGTTATGAAGGAGCGTGGCACGACGGTCGTAGACAAGGTATTGGCTCGTATACTTTTCGAACCGGTGATCGAAGATGTGGCGAATGGGATGCTGGCAACCTTAAGCATTCTCTTCCGCCACTAACTGATGTTGTCCTTCGAGCGATTGAG GCTGCTAGGAAAACAGCTGCCGATGCGATAAACCTTAAGTCCGTCGATGATCATGTTAACAATGCAGTGATCGCTGCAAACAAGGCTGCGACTGCTGCTAGAGTTGCTGCTGTGAAGGCTGTGCAGAACAgaatggatggaaaattttgtgaAACTTTTGTCTGA